One stretch of Carcharodon carcharias isolate sCarCar2 chromosome 20, sCarCar2.pri, whole genome shotgun sequence DNA includes these proteins:
- the LOC121292330 gene encoding peptidyl-prolyl cis-trans isomerase FKBP1A-like: FYVVHYTGSLKDGRKFDFSQDQAQPFKVKIGEKQVIKGWEEGLVQVSVGQTAKLTCTSDYAYGAAGHPGIIPPNATWIFNVELLCLE; this comes from the coding sequence TTCTACGTGGTTCACTATACAGGGTCACTGAAGGATGGAAGAAAGTTTGATTTTTCTCAGGACCAAGCTCAGCCATTTAAAGTTAAAATTGGTGAAAAACAGGTCATCAAGGGCTGGGAAGAAGGATTAGTTCAGGTGAGTGTTGGACAGACAGCAAAACTAACCTGCACCTCTGACTATGCTTATGGAGCTGCTGGCCACCCTGGCATCATTCCACCTAATGCTACTTGGATTTTTAATGTAGAGCTCTTATGTCTTGAGTGA